The sequence CCAATTATCATTAGATGACTAATTTGTCCATCCGCCtaacaatattgtaaaaaaaaatcgaaatgcATAATTATATAGGTCCTTGTTTCTATTCATTTAACTTAGTAACTTTAGTCGATTCAATGTTGTGTTgtgttatgttaaataaatacacctcgcttaaattcgatatttaatatttaatttgcattagCGGTAGAACTTAAATGTTGAAGGCATTGCTACAGCGCCTACGCTGACGGTATACTTAATGTCTTGGCCTACGCAGTATTTGTAATACTGTGGTCTCTTTCAAGGTCAATTAACAATTAGCTAACATTTGAGATTTCTTTTTAAACGGAAATGCCGataccaatatttaaatatgttaaaattatcattattatggCTTAGCGCCTTGTCCATTCATTGTGTCTAAGTATCTTCGCGTGATTAAGTGAATTAgactatgaaaatatattatgtgtcaactttgtgttatatatgttttattaaatacaactaAGCgttaattatttcgatttagttaaattttaagaaaaaatttaaGAGATTTTTTGTGAACGTAGTCGAACAACCATGATTTATCACTTTAAATTCTTGTTATCAATATGTTACAGTGCTTAAGATAAATTGATAGGAAGTATTGATATGAATTATCTATCTACCAAAAATTGTGAAAGATCTACTAgaagaatataaaatgttattatgataaatgaagTCCTGTTGATATATcactataaattatacttattctcTAAAAGACTGAACTCGGATATTAAATGCACTTTATACCATTAACGCCTACGCAGGTACATTAATTTAGATTTGTTGATGTTGTCATCTTCGCTAAGGAATTTATAGCAAAAGGAAATGACACTACAATTACATTAATGCCCAAGGTCGATTTATTTGATCAAAAAGAAAACTTTATGACTATGCAAAActgagaataataaataaaaatgataacagTTATCAGTTTTATTCCATCAATGAAGGCATCAATTTCACAACCGTAAACATTACAGAGCCTCCAATTTTCATCACGAGTATACATGAACGGAGCGGGGCAAGTGGGCGGAGTGAGCGTATTTTTTAAGCGGAATTCGGGCGCGGGCGTCGCGTGGGGCTCGCACTCGATGCCCGATCACGACAAGTATCAGCTGCGTCCGCGCACGGCGCGCTCCCGCGAGCCGCGTGCGCGCCGAACGCCACAGCCCCTCAGCAAATACAGGAGGAAAACAGCGAACGCGAGGGAGAGGAGCAGGATGCGAGAGATAAACCGCGCTTTTGAAGCTCTGCGGCGAGCAGTTCCCGCTGCAGAAATAACTGGCACACCCGTTCCTTGCGAGAAGCTTACCAAAATCACGACTCTGCGTTTGGCAATGCGATACATTACGGCGTTATCTTCTGCTTTAAGAGACACGAGCCCCGAGACTGATTCTTCTCGACCGGATCGGTGGCCCTCACCACTATGCTCTGAAATGTCAGAATTCTCAACTGAGCAAGAAACTCCGTCGGAATTCGCTGAGGACTCCTTGTCGCCATTTGACTCCTTCTTCGCGGAATTCGACTACGAGTATATTGATAGGACATTCTCGTGACAGTGAAGTGTTGGAGTGTTCATTAGGTATTCCTCAATTCTCATTTTgccatattaattaattttataaatagtttatcgaGTGAGGTTtttgagattttatttatttgttttattaataaaattgtttttgttgaattggacaatattttatttaacgttgGATCCCCatagatttaaatacataaaaattcttaccataaatgttattcaaatttttatatcatcttagtttttttttaaatattgtacgtCAATAATCCTATACTTACGTTAACTTCTTCacatgatatttaatttgatatgacTTTATctgcttttaaaaaataaatataaatatgattttatattcttattttaataaaatatctgaacaacaaaaactatttttatgcaatattaaatgaaatataatataatgttttaaaatatcttacaagCGTTTTACAATTTAGTGACAACTGAAAGTTTAAATgtccaacaaaaataaaaaattaaatatatctaaatattgtaaaataaaaaatgataatcaaTAAAACGCTGTTTGAGGTCATAATCATgagattattttaacatattgaaaatatattaaatgtcagGGGATAAAAGATTTAACAgcatataatgttatgtttataaacaTCGGCGGGGGGCGGGCGTAAGTGAGATCTATATTTTGTAGTGATCGTGACATTTGTgcaaatctataatatttataatttttacataccCACATGCCTCCgtacgtattatataatttcttatatacttTCGTAAGTATATtttcagatttatttatatttatattatttaatccaaTACTTATAGTACCTATACTAGGTACATCAAATCATTTGCCcctattatctatatttaatcaccgtggttttttttaatgttatttctttaaaactttttttaatatatcataaactaCTACTTCAAATTACAAgtataagcaatatttttttttttaaaaggtaataATACGATGTCGTTGACTTTTCTCTTGAAGATTAAATGTGTCAAGGGATGAAAAAAGCCCATAGAAAGCTTTCTGataatattttggtaaaaataaagataaaattaacatattttctgcagctaaaatataacttttatttatttaaaattaatttttagttatttaattatataaattataaacttatatcaCGTAAAAGTTATGATTAAGTTATCAATTAAATCAATACTTTTTCCATGAATCCAGGAAAACACggaaactaattattattatttcttaattctgTATAATGAAGATGCCGAAATGCTAAAtgcttacattataaatttggACTGAAGTTTGATTGTTTGTGTGTTTATTTTGCTTCGTTATCTATTAGAccgatttagaaaaaaaagttacgtTTGATAGgccatttaacaaaaaagtttacATTATAGATGTTACTATAATACACTACAAAACACTGGTTAGATTAACATTTGAAGTCTTTTAGTATTAGGtagttattaagaatattatatatttatgaataatttaacagGAAAAACTTTAtgcatgtaataataaaacacaattcacCTAATATTGTAATCTTTCGACGTAAACTATAacaagttaattatataaatataaaggtattttcttttctaaaaattacaacatttaGGAATTATCAATGTTGTCGATAGTCAAAATAACAATTACCACAATAAACTCTTTCTTAATGCCAATATCCAACCTCTTCTAACTTCCAAGAATTAATTAGTCTACGAATATGCTGCTTAGCCACTCAGACAAATCGCAACACAATTGATCAACTCGTTTAATAAAATCAGTTAAGTCATTCAATTCCTCTGTTATACTTTTGTTTGGTGCTTTAACAGAACATTACTTTACGAACACAATAATGTAATAAGTATCATTATAAGATGAATCGTTCAAAATTAACATTGCTCAATAGTCTCAGTGTAGTGATGCGAAACGCGACCAGTAAATAAGGAAGCGTGGGCAATGTACTACTACACGGTTCCACCTGGAGACACGCGTCACGGAAGATAAAACCCTGTCGTAATAAGCAGTCGGGCCCACGCATTGATCTCTCATTGTATTGTCGATTGATAGGAAGATTAATGCATTCGCCTTTTTATTGTAGTCTGTTATTTAACTACAGCTTAATATGTGCATATCGTTACTTAAAACTTATCCCAAAAGATAACGAcgtataataaactataaacgtgcacctaattaataattattagaatactttgaatacttttataagaaagtttaattttgttttctttttattttttaaatgtaatctaaATTTGAATGCTCGTCCTGAAACAATCGCCATTACAGCTAAGAATATTGATGcacatatgattaaaatatataacgataTTGGTAAATATAGGAACCCGAATAATTTACAAAGGttctacaaattaatttaaattggctCATTAATATCAATTCAATTCATTCATATTGAGAGTAAGAAAGATATTATTTACGATCGTCATTTCAGTGtagaaaatttgtaataaataattgcagAACACTTAACACAATTACACTACACActgtctcaattttttttaaaaataattttactggtTGGTTTATGGTATTTCTGAGCTGTATATATCAtgccttaattatttttaattttaatttcattaaatcacTGATGAAGAGCCGGCATGGTCCAGTGAGAAAACGTGGATTTTAACGAGGATAACTGTTTAAAGTCCAGAAAGCATCGTTGAATTTTCTTGTGTTcagttagtatttaaaaaatcgtttcGTACTTGGCGATGAGgatagtgaggaaacctaccTGATAAAATAATCGGTGGGATATTTACGAGCTGTAACTAATACTTGTTTACTTTAGTCAATAACATAACAAATCAAAACGTAATTAGTACCCTACGTATAGTgcaaaaaacacattttattaggTAATACAAACAAACGTTCGAATTTGAATTTGGTATGTATATTCTAGGTTTATAAAAAActtcttattttgaattttgaaaatcttttgtttgaatttaatacagttatttaaatttcaatttaaaaatatgataacgtAATTAATCCGATATAAAGAATTAACATTATAACtaactttgattttaatattttgcaatttttctactaatttttactttataatattctaagaaGTCTAGTTTATAGTTAGTATTagaattgtatattttgaatagaACGGTAGACACTTGTTTAGTTTTTCTCATTAGAAGAATGAATCAAggctctttttattttatattttctataaaaattatatacaaattaattttgacaaaaGTAATATACACTGAATAGTCGTCTGATACTGATCTTTCCACGCATTAGCCAATCTAAAACCAGTTACGTTTATTATAAGTGTACAcagaataacataattattcgACTCGTGTCAAGCTAAGATAGAATCAACACTCCTTCTGGGTTTACTTGAAAAAAATGCAAATCTTATGCAACGCTCGTATCATGCAATAAAGATCCAAGCGGTATCCCAGCGCTTGCCCGTTTTGGTTTAAGCGGATTGCTTTCCCGCCAAATACGGCCGCCATGACAGTTCATTGAATTATGTGATTAAATGACATGACATATGAGTTACTGGCCGCGAAACTTTTTTTGGGCGCGAACAGTTATACATGAAGCTGTCCATCTTATTATGACTTTTATAAAGCGCGTTGATTGCATTATCTGTGGGGTAACATTTCATGTATTTTAGCAGACTTCAAAAAGACTCTAATATATTTAGTGTAGTAAATAACATATCGTTGTGACCGTGGTCAACCattgtttactaaaaaataaattaaacatgtatTTGGGACTGCGTACTTAAGTTATCTGTGCAAATTCAGCGTGCGCCAAGGTACGATGACTgctactttaaataaaacataagagcgacaaaatttatgaaatgcATTCACATTTATTTGCCATTCTGATTGCAACAAGAAGTAATGGGATCGCgtgggtaaaccgcttcgtcaaggaaaaatacgtttaaaagaGTTTTTAAGTATGCGCATACTTTTGTGGGACTTTTGAATGTAAAACtcgtatttcattgttttatcgtcgcttttaaattttctttatttgaaattaaacacaatataaCTTTGAGTTActccatatttatttgttataagtcATGCCACTGATCctagttatttatgttattataatatatatatatgtttaaaaaacattttattttgtagatactcataaaataaaacatataaaaaaaatcggaatAAATTGTGTATTATCTTTATCAGTGTCTGTGGAGCTCAAATCTGTTACCAACTTTCTTCTCCGTCCTACCTACAGTGATCGGTGGTATATTGTAATGGTCAACGGACGAAAGATGAAATAAATGGATTATGTTTATCTTCTCTTTAAGCTCAGCAAAAATTGTATTCGTATAGTCTAtttcaatcgaagaaggaataaaaataaacaaaccttatattCACGTATGCCACGAGATTTTCTAGCTAAGCTATATTGTGTACTACTAATAGTTCTTGACTaatgtatctttatgtataattcaataCTATTGCactaaattacttatatcaAGTTTAATTTTACCTCTAAATTTCCATTTCACATCCATATTCCATCACAGTTTCgtcaacgttcaaaacgccattttttccaaaatccataatgaatatcatagattacaccagctctcaaccaatgaagtcacgtcaatttgatgtcaaatgttgtttatttggcttttgttctcttgtggttggaatagtcTAAGGACTAGTCTATGAATGCCGAACGGCAAATACCATACatgatatgattttaataaaaaaacaatagtttCTAACTAATGTGTTCCTTACaagtttaaaatacttattataaatattatcctcATCTACAAGATGTCCTGTATACTTAAATTATCACgttaataatttaacgtaacaCGTTTACTGGTCCGATTGATGTagaacttttataattttatagtttcagaagatataaataagtaaataaaacttattaaatcaaCTTACTCTAACAGTTATGTTACTTGTTTCCGTCCAAACATTTTCCAAGCAAACATTGACTGAACTGTATCAGATACAAGTAAACTTTGTTCTTAAGGGTGGTACCTATTTAACAAAATGATTACAGTAAAGtttactaagtatttttataggTAAGTCGCCGTTTTGATATGttgtagtttaaaaaatgaGGAAAATTAAGCTCAAGATTTATCGCAGTCTATTTACaccttatttaaaacaaaatagaatttACTTTAAAGCGCTTTCAGTGTTTTAAGTGTTTTGAATTGGGacctataaatttaaaaatattataagattaataatGCCTGATTATattgacttatatatatatagactaaaatctagttatttataaataaaaaaaaatatatcgattagtTTTATCGaatgcatttatttacataataattatttacacgagagccttaacaatataaaaataaaaaataaaaatagtttctgtacaaatcatgaccgcgtggaatagtttaactaaaatatatcaataaatagctctcttagaatataatttgatatactcATGTAGTGATTACTTACGAGTATTAAGAGGAAAATTAAAAGTCATGTAACTGCTTGAACTCGACGTTTATTCAATTACTAAGTAGTAAACAcgatgattaataaataattagcagTAAAACACTCTTAAAATAACACGTAGATAACAACTCGAGGTCAATCATACGGTATTTtcgtatacattattatacattatttgatttcaaagtttcgttttaaaatctgttttataaaaacgcTTTGCTCTCTTAATGTGTACCTTGTATCAATACataatactgtttttatttcttttattaatgtttttgatcgtttgattaaaatattgtgaaagCATTGTGTTCCGATTCCGAACTGTAACGTTTGACTTCAAAATAGACATTAATgtggaaaattaaattatgtaaggaTGAGGTCCAGCTCACGGATTTTCGTCACGGCGTCGTCATTACAGATTCACATTCATTTGGGGGAATAATAATCATgatccgatgggatggcaatccaACGCAACTAGAAGGAGATCGGGATAATTCGGTTAAACCGTTcgtaatcaatactaatattataaattctacagtaactctatctgtctgtgtgTTGGCTAaatcactaaaccgaatttgattaaaatcgctatgaagcaagcttgaactccaggGAAGGACATACTTTTTAACGCCTGACAACCAAACCCCAAAACATCATAATTTTCTATTGTAATatcgaacaaaataaaaagtataatgaaGTATGAATCTCTTAGAACGTTCCGAAAATGGTTACTCTGTTAAATTTATCAGAACATTGTCAGATCGACAAGTAATAAACTCAAGCACGTGACGATGACAATTCCGGTATTAAGGCTGCGCACACGCTGAgcgtttattttcttcttttaatttcCGGAGATGTATACCAGAGAGTAAATATAAGGATATGAAAGGAATTGTACATATGTTTCCCCTTGATACACTCGGGGAAGGAGAAaggtataacaaaaaaaaatattcatagaataCTAGACCAGTAATCTggatttcatgtttttttataattgggtaatatattgtacagttgaaattgttttaaaacgtGTATCAAGGCGAGGCTGTTCGTCAACTCATCACTTAAAACTATACGAGTATAATATGTAACACACAATACTGTATAATTGAATCATACAAAAGTACGTAGTTATACCGTTAAACATCACTCAAGTTCTGTCGGTCACTGTGCGTTATAATTTCGCTTCTTGGTCAGAGCCCTAAGCCGAAGAAAGCGCCAACACCGCCCACATGCACTTATACAATAAGGCCGGTTCCATGCGTTCGCAAATATTTCGATAAAGATCACAAAAATGACGATTATATAGTCATCTGCTCATACTGAACTTTTTCATTGTGTATTTCGAAGCCTGGATcaaatttgtaaatcaattACCTTGATTCAATTTAGAAAAACTTTGTTAACTCAATAATATACTCCCAAACCTTATTATGAACGATAAGGAATGCTTCGCTAAGCGGTAGGAGATGATCAGGCTGTTTCTGGTAGAACAATATCACGGCAAATGACACGGAGTAAGTCGCGAATGATTTTAACTTGTAAAGGTCATCGGTTTGATTCTTAGTCCATACATAATCTATAACAATTAGGTAACTTCTTACCTCACCATTACATCCCAGTAATTGCTGTAGAGGATCTTCTACCACCGCCGGTTACTGAACTCCTAAGAACTGGTTTTTAACTCCTGAGTGTCCTATCAGATGAGTATGCGGTATCAAAATGAGTTTATGTTAATCTGGATCTTCTGTCCAAAAATCTAAGAAAATATTGCTGTCTTCTGTGATTtcataattgatattaaatttcgaATCATTGTAAAATACTCAAACACGATATGATACAAAGACATAAGCGAACCCAGAAACTTTTCTCCGACAGCAACTGTGAAATGTACATACCCTTTCCCCCGCAGGCGAACGCGGGGATGGCAATCAGTCCAGTCGGATAACACGTCAACGTGTCTTATTTGTCCGAACAGTTTGGCCACGCCCCTATTTTGTTAGAATAACatgttacatataataaaagtaaaatacatttttttgtagaTGATAAgtcaattatactttatacatattcataagtttttttttacagcgtATTGGTCAAGGTAGCTATTTAATGACCCATTTACTCATGAGCACgttttttcctttaattttaataaattacagattATCTTTTAATCAACATcttgataaaatgttttacaccAGATAGTACCTAAATATCCTTTTAAGATCTACAAAAGCATTGTTAAAGTTATCTAATGGGCGTAATTATTCTCTTATCACAACACGATTAAAATCGATTCGTTAAGTGAGAAAACGAGTAGAAGGCTTCTCCACATcggtatttaaacaaaaacaaatcgagaatgtttatatatttatttatcacctatttataatattaataaatattgtaacatttttacCTTACTATacttttattggaaaaaaaaaactaagaattaaaacaatatacttatTCAAATGTAGTTTTGTAACGACTTTTATGTGTTATGTGAATTACATTTATCGTAAGAAATTCATTTGGCATTTACTACGAAAAatcttcacaaaaataaatgtggGTAAGTGGTAAGCTAGATGAGACTCCGAATAATTACTACATGTGTTTAAAATATCGTAGTTCTCAGGTTGTTTATAATAATCGACCGCATgttttagataataattttgaGAGATGGATTATTGTTGATCGAAGATTACTTCcgtttattacattacattagcagcctgtaaatttcccactactgggctaaggcctcctctccctcgaggagaaggtttggagcatattccaccacgctgctccaatgcgggttggtggaatacacatgtggcagaatttcggtaaaattagatacatgcaccTGTGTGTAGTT comes from Vanessa tameamea isolate UH-Manoa-2023 chromosome 15, ilVanTame1 primary haplotype, whole genome shotgun sequence and encodes:
- the LOC113398439 gene encoding neurogenic differentiation factor 6-A-like — translated: MNGAGQVGGVSVFFKRNSGAGVAWGSHSMPDHDKYQLRPRTARSREPRARRTPQPLSKYRRKTANARERSRMREINRAFEALRRAVPAAEITGTPVPCEKLTKITTLRLAMRYITALSSALRDTSPETDSSRPDRWPSPLCSEMSEFSTEQETPSEFAEDSLSPFDSFFAEFDYEYIDRTFS